Proteins encoded by one window of Vigna radiata var. radiata cultivar VC1973A chromosome 5, Vradiata_ver6, whole genome shotgun sequence:
- the LOC106761743 gene encoding patatin-like protein 2: MERSKSSLLQIQPPTYGNLVTILSIDGGGIRGIIPATILAFLEAQLQELDGEDARLADYFDVIAGTSTGGLVTAMLTAPNDRQRPLFAAKDIRPFYLDHLPKIFPQRSGIWGWIEKVVRSLGGPKYDGKYLREVVREKLGETRLHETLTNIVIPTFDIKSLQPIIFSSYQIKMSPYLDAPLSDICISTSAAPTYLPAHSFKNKDSEGNVHEFNLIDGGVCANNPSLVAMNQLTKQIINDNPDFFSIKPMEYGRFLIISLGTGTPKNEQKFNAKVAAKWGLLDWLTNSGSSPLIDVLTHSSGDMVDFHLATVTQALNSEKNYLRIQDDTLTGTDASTDIATKKNMEKLSQIGERLLKKPVSQINLETGLFEPLGDGETNEDALRR, translated from the exons ATGGAGAGATCAAAGTCATCCCTTCTACAGATTCAGCCTCCAACCTATGGAAACTTAGTCACAATTCTCAGCATCGATGGAGGTGGCATTAGGGGCATTATCCCCGCAACTATTCTTGCTTTCCTTGAAGCACAACTTCAG GAATTGGACGGTGAGGATGCAAGGCTTGCAGACTATTTTGATGTGATTGCAGGAACAAGCACTGGTGGTCTTGTAACCGCCATGTTAACTGCTCCAAATGATCGTCAGCGTCCTTTATTTGCTGCCAAGGATATCAGGCCCTTTTACTTGGATCACCTTCCAAAGATTTTCCCTCAACGCAG TGGCATCTGGGGATGGATAGAAAAGGTGGTGAGATCATTAGGAGGACCAAAATACGATGGAAAATACCTTCGAGAAGTGGTGAGAGAGAAGCTGGGGGAGACACGTTTGCATGAAACGTTGACCAATATTGTGATTCCCACCTTTGACATCAAGTCACTGCAGCCAATCATTTTCTCCTCGTACCAAATCAAGATGTCTCCTTATTTGGATGCTCCACTCTCTGACATATGCATCAGCACTTCTGCCGCACCAACTTATCTTCCAGCCCACAGCTTCAAGAACAAAGATTCAGAAGGGAACGTGCACGAATTCAACCTTATTGATGGTGGCGTTTGTGCTAATAATCCG AGCTTAGTAGCCATGAACCAGTTAACCAAGCAGATCATTAATGACAATCCTGACTTCTTCTCCATCAAGCCAATGGAATATGGTCGTTTCCTGATAATCTCTCTGGGTACCGGGACTCCCAAGAATGAGCAGAAATTCAATGCTAAAGTAGCAGCAAAATGGGGTCTACTCGATTGGTTAACTAACAGTGGTTCCTCTCCGTTGATCGATGTTTTAACTCACTCCAGTGGAGATATGGTTGATTTCCATCTTGCTACTGTCACCCAGGCTCTtaattcagaaaaaaattaccttcGTATACAG GATGATACATTGACCGGTACAGATGCTTCAACTGATATTGCCacgaaaaaaaatatggaaaaacttAGCCAAATTGGTGAGAGGTTGTTGAAGAAACCAGTATCTCAGATCAATTTGGAGACTGGTCTGTTTGAACCCTTGGGAGATGGGGAGACCAACGAAGATGCTCTCAGAAGGTAA